The following proteins come from a genomic window of Lytechinus pictus isolate F3 Inbred chromosome 1, Lp3.0, whole genome shotgun sequence:
- the LOC129263373 gene encoding cAMP-responsive element-binding protein-like 2, which yields MYPWVHLPELPDGELDQIFRVTKANLKSGRSASRLRRVQSSGGKRGRRPSRVDRDAKLERSRQSARECRARKKQKYQLLEETVAEKEKRIVALREKLEKYKNFCQLMDNEEIPVDIHRTLQADEAQAVKETEAAMRPGTSKSNGHQPGMKPVLDSSSDEDLD from the exons ATGTACCCGTGGGtgcacctacccgaacttccgGACGGTGAACTCGATcagatattccgagtgacaaag GCGAATTTGAAATCTGGTAGGAGTGCGAGCAGACTAAGAAGAGTGCAATCCAGTGGGGGCAAGAGAGGAAGGAGGCCCTCTAGAGTTGATCGTGATGCCAAGTTGGAGAGGAGCAGACAAAGTGCACGAGAATGCCGTGCACGGAAGAAGCAGAAATACCAGCTGCTAGAAGAGACTGTTGCAGAAAAGGAGAAACGGATAGTAGCACTTAGAGAGAAACTTGAAAAG TACAAGAACTTTTGTCAGCTGATGGACAATGAAGAGATTCCAGTCGACATTCACCGGACCCTGCAGGCAGATGAAGCTCAAGCTGTCAAAGAAACAGAAGCAGCGATGCGACCTGGCACATCAAAGAGTAATGGTCACCAGCCAGGAATGAAACCCGTTCTTGATTCCAGCAGTGATGAGGACTTAGACTGA